TTAATTGCTCAATAGTCACAAGGATGAGACTATTAACATCAAGAGGCTGTTTAATACAAGCCAAGTATGAAATAAAAAATAAGTTTACACATCCTAGGTTAGAAAAATTTTCAAGCTAAGCTATCACATTTCAATAAAAATCCCGTTTTATTAAAGCTATGGAAGAGAGAAAAGATTGATGTGCTTAGTTCTAGCTAAAAATCCTAAGCATTCTTGTTTTCAGCCCCATACGCCCTATGACGGGAGTTATTTGCTAGCTAATCTCTGTTGCTGACCAAAAATATACTTAGATATATAGTGCAAAGTGCTGATATTTTTGCGAAGATCAGAATGTATGGCTAAATCAGGAAACTGCAAGTTTTAGTATTTCTTATCAACGAAGCCTTACACTTCAAAAAACATTACTTATGTACTTGAATTCTCCCGTTAATCAGTTTGAGAGATTGTCATTGACCACAGAGCCAAACTCAGAGGAAGCTGAAATAGAGAAAGAAGCGCTAGAAGTTCCCCTCACCCGTCCGTCCATGATGCAATCGACAGGTGAAGGAGCTATCTATCCAGCACAGCGTGGCAGTTCCCTGGCAACCCAAAAGTCAGAAGAACTGCAAAAAACCCTTTTGGCACACCGACACGATCGCCATTTGGTAATCTTACAAGATTTTCCAGACCCTGATGCCCTTTCTTCTGCTTGGACTTATCAGTTAATTGCTCAGCAATACGATATCAAATCTGAAATTATTTACGCTGGTGCTTTGAGCCACCAAGAGAATATTGCTTTAGTGAGGTTGACTGGTTTACCTATCCAACGCTGGACACTGCAAACCTTAAAGAGCAAAGACTTATCATCTTATCAAGGTTTTGTATTAATTGATAACCAAGGAACCACCTCCCAGCTAGTGTCAGCGGTGCAGCAGGCTGGAATTCCCTTAGTGGCGCTGGTTGACCATCACAGCATCCAGGGAGAACTCAAATCAGAGTTTGAAGATGTCCGTCCTCATGTACGAGCTACGGCAACAATTTTTACTCAATACTTACAAACAGGATTACTCGCATTAGATAGCAGCATCAATCAACACGTTAAGTGTGCTACTGCTTTGATGCATGGCTTGCGCTCAGATACAAATCGGCTGATGCAAGCGCAAGAAGAAGACTTCATGGCAGCGGCATATCTGAGTCGATTTTATGACGCCCAACTGCTGAACGCCATTTTACTAGCGAATCGTTCCAAGCGGGTGATGGATGTGATCGAGCGATCGCTCAAAAATCGCATCGTCCAAAATAACTTTTCCATTGCTGGTGTTGGTTATCTACGCTACGACGACCGCGACGCCATCCCCCAAGCGGCAGATTTTCTCGTCACTGAAGAAAACGTTCACACTGCCGTAGTTTATGGCATTGTTCACGATGAAGATGAAGAACTAGAAATAGTCATCGGCTCCCTGAGAACCACGAAACTCACCCTTGACCCCGATGAGTTCATCAAAGAAGCCTTTGGACAAGATAGCACTGGGCGCTTTTTTGGCGGTGGAAGAACAAGTGCAGGCGGTTTTGAGATTCCGATGGGTTTCTTGTCTGGCAGTAACGAAAATTCTGCCTATGCGAAAATGAAATGGGAAGTATTCGATACGCAAATTAAGCAAAAGCTACTAAGATTGGTCAATCCTAGAGACAATCCGATTCAGTCAGAGTAGGAGTAGAGAGTGGGGGAGAATAATCAATAACTCTTGACTCTTGACTGAAGTACTTTCAATTCAGGTAGGCACAAATAAAATTAACTCGTGCGTACCTTTTTTATTTGCGAAGAAGGAACGCCATGAATTCTATAGAATTCCAAATGTTACAAACCTTGTATGAACAAGATTTTTGTGCTTGGGTAGAGCAAACCGCAGAGCTTTTACAATCGCATCAGTGGGACACGCTGGATTTAGAACACTTAATTGAGGAAGTGGTGGACTTGGGTAAGAGTCAACAGCGTGCTTTACAGAGCGCGTTGCGGTTAGTTTTATCGCATTTGTTGAAGTGGAAGTATCAACCCGAACGCCGTAGTCACAGTTGGCAAGTAACCATTACCCGTGAGCGACTTAATCTAGATGAGTTGCTGCAAGAAAGTCCCAGCTTGCGGCGTTTTTTAAATGATGCAGAGTGGCTTAATACTACTTATCAAAGAGCGCGGCGAGAGGCCATAGTGGAAACGAGTTTATCAGAGGAGAATTTTGCGATCGCCTGTCCCTTTGCTGTCGATGAAATTTTAGACTTAGACTTTTATCCTAATGCTGAAGAATAATTAATTGTAAGGTTATTTATGCTAAGGCGGCCACTATGATATTCCTAAAACAAGTAAGTATACGGCTTATATTTAGTATAGTAAATGGCTAACATCATGATAATCATGATTATTCATTTTTATTGTGATGGAAACTATAATTTTTCTTTGCAACGGTGAAGCAGAATATTACAGCGAAAAAGGAATTATTAAAAATAGAGAACTTCCTAGGTTTATCAACTCAGTGATTTCGTCAGGCAAGTACTACATAACATCTTGGAGTTGCTGGAATTCTAGATTTATAAAGGTTGGAGATAGAGCTTACTTTCAGAGAAGTGGAAATATTAGTAATGAACCCAGTGGTTTTATTGCTGCTGGTAATATTTTGCAGCACCCAAAGACGAGTAATTAAGGCTTTTAGACAGCAACTATTCAGATTTAAGTGAAGCATACATATCTGATTATGATGGATGTTTTTATGTTTACATACAAATAGATTCAGTTGTTGACTTTGATTTTCCTTTAGACAATTCTCCAAGCCACTGAGTATTGATCAATTGAGGGCAAAGAGCTACGAGTTCCGAAAGATGAAATGTGTCATCCCAATGAAAAATTTTTGAAAAAGAGACTTGAGCAATGTAAATGGTGTAAATATGTGAATGGTGTAAATATATTTAATAATTCAAAACACCTTCATTTGTTTTAAAATGATGATTTAAGATTAGGATCAGTTGATTACATCAGCGTAACTTCTAACTCAGCACGCTGCTCAACGCTCCGTTGGCGCAGCCTCTCGTAGAGAAGAAAGCTAACAGGACTCAAATTGTGGAACTGTATTTAATTCGTCATGGCATAGCTGAAGAGAGAGAATTAGGCATCAAAGATGAAGAGCGCAGCCTTACCAAAGAAGGACGCCAAAAAACTGAGAAAGTTGCCCAAAGACTCGTCAAGCTGGGTTTTAACTTTGAATTAATTCTCACCAGTCCCTTAGTGCGTGCGCGACAAACAGCTGAAATCCTCATCGCAGCCGGATTAAGTTCCCAATTAGAGGAATCTAGCCACCTTGCCCCTGATGGTGAAATCTCAAGCTGGGTTGTAGATTGGTTAGAGCCTAAGAATTATTCACAAAATATTCAACTGGCGCTGGTTGGACATGAACCTGATTTGAGTAATTGGGCAGAAATTCTCCTTTGGGGAAGCGAAATTCCGAGCGTTGGAAGCCAGATAAGAGAGCTGTCAGAAGCCAAAGCAGGTTTAGTCTTGAAAAAAGCAGGTATGATTGGGATAAAACTACCAGAAACAGGTACTCCTCTGGGTCGTAGTCAGATGTTTTGGTTGACACCACCTAAGTACCTGCTGTAACAGTTTTCCACATTTCTAATTGTTGGTAGAACAGCTACTGTTATAGCGATAATAATTTCTGGTAAGTTAGCGTGATCAGAAATTACAACAAGCAAATGGTGTTGCCATGATGGTGTGCGAATACAAGCCTGGTCTAGAAGGCATTCCCGCCGCTCAATCGAGTATCAGTCATGTTGATGGGCAAAAGGGAATACTAGAATATCGTGGCATCCGGATTGAGGAATTAGCAGAAAAAAGTACATTTCTAGAAACTGCTTATCTCTTAATCTGGGGTGAATTGCCAACTAAGGAAGAACTGCAAGCTTTTGAGCATGAAGTTCGTTATCACAGACGGATAAAATACCGCATTCGGGACATGATGAAATGCTTTCCAGAAAGCGGTCACCCAATGGATGCCCTACAAGCCTCAGCTGCGGCTTTAGGCTTGTTTTATTCGCTTCGTGACTTACATAACCCTGCTTACATTCGGGATTCTGTGGTGCGTTTGATAGCAACCATTCCGACAATGGTGGCGGCGTTCCAGTTGATGCGAAAAGGCAATGACCCCGTGCGTCCCCGTGATGACTTAGACTACTCCGCCAACTTCCTGTATATGCTCAATGAGCAAGAACCTGATCCTCTGGCGGCAAAAATTTTTGACATCTGCTTAATACTGCAAGTCGAGCATACAATGAATGCATCGACCTTCAGCGCTAGGGTAACAGCTTCTACCTTGACTGACCCCTATGCTGTGGTTGCTAGTGCAGTGGGAACCTTGGGTGGGCCGCTTCATGGTGGAGCCAATGAAGAAGTAATCCAGATGTTGGAAGAAATTGGTTCTGTAGAAAATGTACGTCCTTTTATCGAGGATCGTCTGCAACGCAAAGCCAAAATTATGGGCTTTGGGCATCGTGTCTACAAAGTCAAAGACCCACGAGCCACAATTTTACAAGGATTAGCAGAACAACTGTTTGAGAAGTTTGGGCATGACAAGTTCTATGATATTGCCCTAGAGGTAGAACGCGTGGTCGAGGAAAAACTCGGTAGCAGAGGGATTTATCCCAATGTTGACTTTTATTCTGGTTTGGTGTACAGAAAAATGGGTATTCCCACAGACTTATTTACACCAATATTTGCGATCGCTCGTGTTGCAGGTTGGCTAGCCCACTGGAAAGAACAACTAGCAGAAAACCGGATTTTCCGCCCTACTCAGATTTACAACGGTCGCCACGAAGCTCCATATATTCCCATTGACCAACGATAACTGGCATTAAGCAATTTTGGATTTGAGATTTTGGATTTTGGATTTATTTCTCAGTTAAAACAAGGTGCTTTTACCAAAAAATCTCAAATCGCAGTCTAGAATTGTCAGTTATGGCAACCCCCAGTTTTGAGGAAGCAAAAAATTTGTCCCAACTAGACAGCCGTTGCCAAAAGGGAAGCGGATGTTTTGTGATGCCGTGCTGCAAAAGGAGGGGCAGAGGGGGTAAAAGGGAGAGGGGTGGATGAGAGGGACAAGGAAGAATAATTGTTAGTTTGCTCCCCTGCTCACCTGCTCCTCGGTCACTGAGCGTAGTCGTAAAGCCTGCGGCATAGCTACGCTTAGGGCGCAGCCTCTCGTAGAGAAGTGCTGCTCCCTTACTCCCCAATGGGGACTTATTAGCTAAACTCAATGCCAGCCATAAGTAGAAATTCTCATGTCGCTTCAGAGGGCTAAAACCATCCAACGATATACTAGGCATGGGTATTAGCAACAAATCTTCAATTAGGCGTCATCTCAGCAAAGATTATAAATTAGGTGAGTTTACAGTTATTAATTCAACTAATAGTTGTAACTCACCATGACTCGATGACTTAAAGAGTGGAAACATGAACTCAGGAATTGACCTTCAAGGAACTTTTATTGAATCCCTAATGGATTTAGGAATTCCACCAGGGGCGGCCAAAGCGGTTTGGATGCCACTGCCAATGATACTAATGCTGATTGGGGCAACAGTGGGGGTATTAGTCGCCACTTGGCTAGAGCGAAAAATTTCTGCTGCTGCACAGCAGAGAATTGGGCCAGAATACCAGGGGCCTTTTGGGTTGTTAGTGCCTGTAGCGGATGGTTTAAAACTGGTATTTAAGGAAGACATAGTGCCAGCAAAGTCTGACGCCTGGCTTTTTACCCTCGGCCCAATTATTGTTGTGATTCCGGTGTTTCTGTCGTTCCTGATTGTTCCTTTTGGACAGAATATCGTAATTAGCAATGTAGGCATGGGTGTATTCTTGTGGATTGCTCTGTCTAGCATTCAACCCATTGGCTTGTTGATGGCTGGCTACGCATCTAATAACAAATACTCCCTTTTAGGGGGCTTGCGAGCAGCCGCCCAGTCGATTAGTTATGAAATTCCTTTGGCACTGGCAGTGTTGGCGATCGCTATGATGTCTAATAGTCTCAGCACTGTTGACATTGTTAATCAGCAATCCGGCTATGGCATCCTTGGCTGGAACATTTGGCGGCAGCCTATTGGGTTTCTGATTTTCTGGATAGCCGCCCTTGCCGAATGCGAACGCTTACCCTTTGACTTGCCCGAAGCAGAAGAAGAACTAGTAGCAGGTTATCAAACTGAATACGCAGGCATGAAATTCGGTCTGTTCTACCTGGGTTCCTACGTTAACTTAATACTTTCTTCCTTATTGGTAGCAATTTTGTACTTGGGCGGTTGGGATTTTCCCATTCCCATCAACCTCATAGCTAGCTGGTTGGGAATCAGTGATACGAATCCCGTGTTGCAGATAGTAACTGCTTCTTTGGGTATTACCATGACTGTACTCAAAGCCTATCTACTAGTATTTGTTGCCATCCTGTTGCGCTGGACAGTGCCACGGGTACGGATTGACCAATTGTTAGATTTAGGATGGAAGTTTTTGTTACCAGTTGGTTTGGTTAATCTTCTATTAACTGCAGCCCTGAAACTAGCCTTTCCCTTTGCATTTGGTGGGTAATTAAGAGAGTTAAGAGTTAAGAGTTAAGAGTTATGAGTTATGAGTTGTGAATTTTTAATTAACTACTCACTCTTAACTACTCACTCCTAACTAATCACTCTCACTCCTAACTTTTATCACCTGAAGAGAGAGTAAAACACGATGCTCAAGTTCCTGAAACAAGTTGGCGATTACGCCAAAGAAGCGGTGCAAGCCGGTCGTTACATTGGTCAGGGGCTTTCTGTCACCTTCGATCATATGCGGCGGCGTCCGATTACCGTACAGTACCCTTACGAGAAATTGATTCCTGGCGAACGGTTTCGCGGTAGAATTCACTTTGAGTTTGATAAGTGTATTGCTTGCGAAGTCTGTGTTCGAGTTTGTCCAATCAACCTGCCTGTGGTGGATTGGGAATTTGACAAAGCCAGCAAAAAGAAAAAGCTCAATCACTACAGTATTGACTTTGGAGTTTGTATTTTCTGCGGTAACTGTGTGGAATATTGTCCCACTAACTGTCTATCAATGACAGAAGAGTATGAGCTTTCCACTTACGATCGCCATGAATTGAACTACGACAACGTGGCGCTAGGTCGTCTGCCCTATAAAGTCACAGATGACCCAATGGTCACACCACTACGGGAACTAGTTTATCTACCCAAAGGTGTCCTCGAACCCCATGATCTACCTGTGGATGCGCCTCGTGCAGGTGCGCGTCCAGAAGACCTTGTAGAACAAACAGAAAAATAAATTTTATGGTCATTTGTCCCTTGTCATTAGTCATTTGTAATGAGTTGCTAATGACCAATGACTAATGACCAATGACCAATGACCCTTGACAGAGGACAAAAAACAGTGAATCTAGCCGAAGGAGTACAGACTGTTTCATTTGGCATACTGGCAGTGATGATGATTGGGGCGGCGCTTGGTGTGGTGCTGTCACCCAGTATTGTCTATTCTGCCTTTATGCTAGGAGGCGTATTCATCAGCATATCGGGAATCTATCTGTTGCTGAACGCTGATTTTGTAGCATCAGCACAAGTGCTAATTTATGTTGGGGCGGTGAACGTGCTGATTTTGTTTGCCATTATGTTGGTAAACAAAAGACAAAATTTTGTACCATATCCCAATGCTTGGGTGCGGAAAGTACTGACAGGGGTAGTTAGTTTAGGATTGTTTGCTCTTTTGAGTACGATGGTGTTGGCAACTCCTTGGAAGTACTCAACTACTTCTGTGGCTGGTGATAGTTCCATAGTTCTGATTGGTGAGCATTTATTCACTGACTTTTTGCTACCTTTTGAACTAGCTTCCATTTTGTTGTTAATCGCAATGGTGGGCGCAATTATTTTGGCACGTCGTGAGTATTTACCAGACCAAGTTACGCCTTCAGAATTGCCACAAACCGTTTTGACCTTGCCAGAACGCCCCAGAGAACTAGTATCAGCAAGGCGTGGGACTGGAACAAGCGGTACTGATACCAATCGTGGTGGCTCTCGTCGAGAATGAGGGAGTAGGGAGTCGGGAGTGAGGGAATGGGGGAGATGAGGAGAATAATAACTCCTAATTCAGCACTTAGCACCCTGAATGACGGCAGTTGCTTCTCCCTTGGTGTTAGCCTCTCCCTTTGAGAGAAGGGGAGACCAAGGCGTAGCTTGCTTCCCCGTAGGGGTACAAGTCGAGCATTGCCCGCCCAACGTACTGCCTCCCCAATGCCCCACGCCCAATCCCCTATGCAGTTCTTGAAAACTGAAAACTGAAAACTGACAACTGAACATAAAGATTCATGCAACTTCAGTACTTTTTATTACTAGCAGCCGCTCTATTCTGCATCGGTATTTACGGCTTAATTAACAGCCGGAACGCCGTACGGGTATTGATGTCAATTGAATTGCTGCTCAATGCCGTTAATCTGAATTTAATGGCATTTTCCAACTACCTTGACTCAACATTAATTAAGGGTCAGGTTTTCACTGTTTTTGTGATCACCGTGGCCGCAGCCGAGGCGGCGGTGGGTTTAGCGATCGTGCTTGCCATTTATCGCAACCGCGATACCGTCGATATGGAGCAGTTTAATCTCCTGAAGTGGTAACAGTGCGTGCAACTCAAGCAGGTAATTATTGCTTATAAGGCGCGAGATGCCCAGAGTAAACGCTGGGCAGAACTCTGCGCTAAACAACTAGAAAACCGCGATTGCCATGTGTTGATGGGGCCAAGCGGGCCAAAAGACAACCCTTATCCAGTGTTTTTGGCTTCGGCTGCTCAACCAATCGATCTGGCTTTGGTACTCGGTGGTGATGGTACGGTTTTAACTAGTGCCAGACATTTAGCCCCTGTTGGCATCCCAATTTTAGGAGTAAATGTTGGGGGTCATTTAGGATTTTTAACTGAGTCGGTGGAAGAGTTTCAGGATACAGAAAAAGTTTGGGATAGGTTGTTAGAGGATCGATATGCTGTCCAACGGCGGATGATGTTGCAAGCGGCGGTGTATGAGGGTCATGGCTCAAATTTGGAACCAGTGAGTGAGCGTTACCTGGCTTTGAATGAATTTTGTGTTAAACCTGCTTCTGCTGACCGGATGATTACCTCAATTCTAGAAATGGAAATTGACGGTGAGGTAGTCGATCAATATGTGGGAGACGGATTAATTATTGCCACTCCTACAGGCTCGACAGGTTACACCGTTTCTGCCAATGGCCCAATTATGCATGATGGTATGGAAGCGCTTACCATCACTCCGATTTGCCCGATGAGTCTTTCTAGTCGCCCCCTCGTTTTACCCCCTGGTTCTGTGGTCAGTGTTTGGCCTTTAGGAGATTACGATTTAAGCACCAAGCTGTGGACGGATGGGGTGTTAGGGACTTCAATTTGGCCAGGACACCGCGTTGATGTGCGGATGGCAGATTGTCGGGTTAAGTTTATTATTTTGCGGGAAAACAATTCATATTATCAGACGCTGAGAGAGAAGTTGCTTTGGGCAGGTACAAGGGTTCGTTACAGCAATAATCATCGAAATTGATTAAGTATCTAACAGAGCTTTTGCCACAGCTTGTCTGTGAGGTTTGTAAAAAAAACTGCTCAAAGAGCGATCGCCAGCAAAATTTTCCAAGCCCCCAGATATATTATATCTGGGGGCTTTCTGCCTATATTGTGAGTTCATTCGTCAATTTGGATTCATAACCTATTTAAAAGCGAAATTTTGTATCTTATTGCCAGATTTTTTTAAAATTCAAGCTCATAATAAAAACACTTACCTCTAATACAAGAAAGTAAGCAGTAATTGTGCATCCTAAACTGTAAGCAAAGACGGATTTAGGAGCTATTATTCTGCCCCTTTTCCCCACTAGATAGGTTTTTTGCGGGTTAGTTAGTACTTTATGCAATGGTAAGATAAACGCCACAAAACTCTGTACTACACCACAAAATATTTTTCTAAGAGTTCTATAGTGAGGTCTATTTCTGCATTGCCTAAATCCTAGTAGGATATTTCAAAAAATCGAAGTAGGAAGACAGATGGAAATTTATTACCGCAACATCAATTACCCACTGAGTCCTCCTCCGCTCCTGAAAGATTTTCCTGTTTTGCAAACTGAAAAATATATCCTACGACTTGCCTCAACTGAAGAAGAATTAAAATCTATTTTGCGGTTGCGTTTTGAAGTTTTTAATTTGGAACTAGGCTTGGGATTCTCTACTTCTAACCTTACCCAGATGGATGAAGACCAGTTTGATGCAGTTTGCCATCATTTGTTACTAATCTCCAAACAGACCGGGGAAACGATTGGAACTTATCGAATGCAAACTTATATAATGGCTTCTCAAGGGCTAGGTTTTGATGCGGCTGACATATTTAATCTCAATACGATTCCCGACTCTGTGCTTCAGGCATCCGTAGAAGTTGGGCGTGCATGTATAGCTAAAGAATTCCGCAATATTCAAGCACTTTTATTACTTTGGGAAGGGCTAGCAAATTATCTTATCTGGAGTAGAAAACAATATTTTTTCGGCTGTGCATCATTACTAACACAATCTCCTTGTGAAGCTGCTTGTGCTTATGATTATTTTCAGCAAAATAACTTGATGCATCCAAGTATTTTAGTTTATCCAAATTCACAATCTTTTCTGGATGTTACCCCAAAATGTATAGATTCATATAATGTGGAACTCCCTAATATTTTACAGGCATATTTGAGTATTGGAGCAAAAATATGTAGCCTTCCAGCTATTGATAGACAGTTCAAAACTATTGATTTTTTAACTATATCTAATATTGCAGACTTTTATAGATGGCGTTAATCGTTTTGTAAACAAACTATGATTTTACATATTTTTTTATCAACTCATGCAGTAACAAAAAATATGCTAGATTCAAAATTTCTATTTCAGAAGTAAAACAGGCTTTATACTTAGCTCTAAGACATGCAGCAGAATTCAGGAGTCAGAAACCAGAATTCAGAAGTTATACCAATTTTCTTGTATGAAAGCAACACATGGCTTGTAATTGCGCTTCAGCGCAATTACAAGCCATGTGTTGGGTGAGTTCCCCAACTTGTACCCCCACAGGGAAGCAAGCTACGCCTTGGTCTTCCTTAGAAGAAAGCGTACTAGCTAATAGCTTCTTTCTGTGGGCTGTTGAACTTCGGAGCTTTGTTGCTGTAGCCCCATTAAGGGTGAACATAGCGTAGCCTGACATAGAATTAGTATAAATGTAATTTAGTACTCTAACGTGTCGAAAATAACTTATCTTTGGCTTCCAAAAAAACCAGAAAATACCTGTTTAATTTGTTTGAGAAAACTAGTTTAATACCGGATGAAGCAATTTTCCTTTAACTTCACATCTCAGCTTCAAAACCAAAAGCAGTTTTGCGGTATTTGATACAACCTTATTCAATTCTTTTCAGGTTAATAGAAGAGAGGTGTTAATCGCTCATTTCAGAAAGGCGATGCTTGGGGTAATCTCCGCTAACACACTTCACCTAATCTGCCTGAATAAAATCTTTTGGACACCGTTTGGGGAAATCTAATTATGCGCCATCTCAAACTTACTCCGAGTTGGTTGCGGTTTTTAATTGTATTTTTATTGGTAATGAGTATATTGTTTCGCTTTTTTAATCTTGACAGCAAAGTTTTCTGGCATGATGAAACTTATACCTCATTAAGGATTTCTGGTTATACAACAATTAAAGTTAAACAGCAAATTTTTAATGGTCGTGTCATTACTAAAGAAAGTTTTGCCAAGTTCCAAGGTTTCAATCCAGAAAATACCTTGAATGACACAATTATGTCTTTGGCAACAGAAGATTCTCAACATCCACCACTGTATTATTTAATAGCCCGATTTTGGTTACAAATTTTTGGTAACTCGGTAACAGCAATCAGAAGTTTATCGGTCTTCATCAGCTTGCTGGTTTTTCCTTGTATTTATTGGCTATGCCAAGAATTATTTAATGTTCCGTTATCTCTACCTGGGATAGCGATCGCACTCATGGCAATCTCTCCAATTCACCTAGTCTATGCTCAAGAAGCACAGC
This region of Nostoc sp. UHCC 0302 genomic DNA includes:
- a CDS encoding bifunctional oligoribonuclease/PAP phosphatase NrnA — translated: MYLNSPVNQFERLSLTTEPNSEEAEIEKEALEVPLTRPSMMQSTGEGAIYPAQRGSSLATQKSEELQKTLLAHRHDRHLVILQDFPDPDALSSAWTYQLIAQQYDIKSEIIYAGALSHQENIALVRLTGLPIQRWTLQTLKSKDLSSYQGFVLIDNQGTTSQLVSAVQQAGIPLVALVDHHSIQGELKSEFEDVRPHVRATATIFTQYLQTGLLALDSSINQHVKCATALMHGLRSDTNRLMQAQEEDFMAAAYLSRFYDAQLLNAILLANRSKRVMDVIERSLKNRIVQNNFSIAGVGYLRYDDRDAIPQAADFLVTEENVHTAVVYGIVHDEDEELEIVIGSLRTTKLTLDPDEFIKEAFGQDSTGRFFGGGRTSAGGFEIPMGFLSGSNENSAYAKMKWEVFDTQIKQKLLRLVNPRDNPIQSE
- a CDS encoding DUF29 domain-containing protein — encoded protein: MNSIEFQMLQTLYEQDFCAWVEQTAELLQSHQWDTLDLEHLIEEVVDLGKSQQRALQSALRLVLSHLLKWKYQPERRSHSWQVTITRERLNLDELLQESPSLRRFLNDAEWLNTTYQRARREAIVETSLSEENFAIACPFAVDEILDLDFYPNAEE
- the sixA gene encoding phosphohistidine phosphatase SixA, whose translation is MELYLIRHGIAEERELGIKDEERSLTKEGRQKTEKVAQRLVKLGFNFELILTSPLVRARQTAEILIAAGLSSQLEESSHLAPDGEISSWVVDWLEPKNYSQNIQLALVGHEPDLSNWAEILLWGSEIPSVGSQIRELSEAKAGLVLKKAGMIGIKLPETGTPLGRSQMFWLTPPKYLL
- a CDS encoding citrate synthase, which translates into the protein MMVCEYKPGLEGIPAAQSSISHVDGQKGILEYRGIRIEELAEKSTFLETAYLLIWGELPTKEELQAFEHEVRYHRRIKYRIRDMMKCFPESGHPMDALQASAAALGLFYSLRDLHNPAYIRDSVVRLIATIPTMVAAFQLMRKGNDPVRPRDDLDYSANFLYMLNEQEPDPLAAKIFDICLILQVEHTMNASTFSARVTASTLTDPYAVVASAVGTLGGPLHGGANEEVIQMLEEIGSVENVRPFIEDRLQRKAKIMGFGHRVYKVKDPRATILQGLAEQLFEKFGHDKFYDIALEVERVVEEKLGSRGIYPNVDFYSGLVYRKMGIPTDLFTPIFAIARVAGWLAHWKEQLAENRIFRPTQIYNGRHEAPYIPIDQR
- the nuoH gene encoding NADH-quinone oxidoreductase subunit NuoH: MNSGIDLQGTFIESLMDLGIPPGAAKAVWMPLPMILMLIGATVGVLVATWLERKISAAAQQRIGPEYQGPFGLLVPVADGLKLVFKEDIVPAKSDAWLFTLGPIIVVIPVFLSFLIVPFGQNIVISNVGMGVFLWIALSSIQPIGLLMAGYASNNKYSLLGGLRAAAQSISYEIPLALAVLAIAMMSNSLSTVDIVNQQSGYGILGWNIWRQPIGFLIFWIAALAECERLPFDLPEAEEELVAGYQTEYAGMKFGLFYLGSYVNLILSSLLVAILYLGGWDFPIPINLIASWLGISDTNPVLQIVTASLGITMTVLKAYLLVFVAILLRWTVPRVRIDQLLDLGWKFLLPVGLVNLLLTAALKLAFPFAFGG
- the ndhI gene encoding NAD(P)H-quinone oxidoreductase subunit I; the protein is MLKFLKQVGDYAKEAVQAGRYIGQGLSVTFDHMRRRPITVQYPYEKLIPGERFRGRIHFEFDKCIACEVCVRVCPINLPVVDWEFDKASKKKKLNHYSIDFGVCIFCGNCVEYCPTNCLSMTEEYELSTYDRHELNYDNVALGRLPYKVTDDPMVTPLRELVYLPKGVLEPHDLPVDAPRAGARPEDLVEQTEK
- a CDS encoding NADH-quinone oxidoreductase subunit J; amino-acid sequence: MNLAEGVQTVSFGILAVMMIGAALGVVLSPSIVYSAFMLGGVFISISGIYLLLNADFVASAQVLIYVGAVNVLILFAIMLVNKRQNFVPYPNAWVRKVLTGVVSLGLFALLSTMVLATPWKYSTTSVAGDSSIVLIGEHLFTDFLLPFELASILLLIAMVGAIILARREYLPDQVTPSELPQTVLTLPERPRELVSARRGTGTSGTDTNRGGSRRE
- the nuoK gene encoding NADH-quinone oxidoreductase subunit NuoK: MQLQYFLLLAAALFCIGIYGLINSRNAVRVLMSIELLLNAVNLNLMAFSNYLDSTLIKGQVFTVFVITVAAAEAAVGLAIVLAIYRNRDTVDMEQFNLLKW
- a CDS encoding NAD(+) kinase, translating into MQLKQVIIAYKARDAQSKRWAELCAKQLENRDCHVLMGPSGPKDNPYPVFLASAAQPIDLALVLGGDGTVLTSARHLAPVGIPILGVNVGGHLGFLTESVEEFQDTEKVWDRLLEDRYAVQRRMMLQAAVYEGHGSNLEPVSERYLALNEFCVKPASADRMITSILEMEIDGEVVDQYVGDGLIIATPTGSTGYTVSANGPIMHDGMEALTITPICPMSLSSRPLVLPPGSVVSVWPLGDYDLSTKLWTDGVLGTSIWPGHRVDVRMADCRVKFIILRENNSYYQTLREKLLWAGTRVRYSNNHRN
- a CDS encoding GNAT family N-acyltransferase → MEIYYRNINYPLSPPPLLKDFPVLQTEKYILRLASTEEELKSILRLRFEVFNLELGLGFSTSNLTQMDEDQFDAVCHHLLLISKQTGETIGTYRMQTYIMASQGLGFDAADIFNLNTIPDSVLQASVEVGRACIAKEFRNIQALLLLWEGLANYLIWSRKQYFFGCASLLTQSPCEAACAYDYFQQNNLMHPSILVYPNSQSFLDVTPKCIDSYNVELPNILQAYLSIGAKICSLPAIDRQFKTIDFLTISNIADFYRWR